One genomic window of Sphingobacterium oryzagri includes the following:
- the gcvT gene encoding glycine cleavage system aminomethyltransferase GcvT, which yields MIKNTVLSEHHQALGAKMVPFAGFNMPVQYSGINDEHQTVRTGVGVFDVSHMGEFILKGEKALDLIQKISSNDVSKLYDGKVQYAYIPNETGGIVDDFLTYRIDEQTYFLVVNASNIDKDWDWISRYNSYGVEMKNISDQTALFAVQGPKAAEALQSLTDIELAPMEYYTFKKGTFAGVDNVLVSATGYTGAGGFEIYVANEDAQKVWDAIFEAGAAFGIKPIGLGARDTLRLEMGFCLYGNDIDDQTSPLAAGLGWVTKFTKDFVNSENLKAEKERGVTQKLVGFEMIDRGIPRHDYEILDADGKTIGRVTSGTQSPTLKKSIGLGYVDTAFAKEGTEIFISIRNQAIKAVVRKPPFVK from the coding sequence ATGATTAAAAACACTGTGCTCTCTGAGCATCACCAAGCTCTTGGTGCTAAAATGGTGCCTTTTGCAGGCTTCAACATGCCTGTGCAATATTCCGGAATTAACGATGAACACCAAACGGTACGCACCGGTGTAGGCGTTTTTGATGTGAGCCATATGGGTGAATTTATCTTGAAGGGCGAGAAAGCATTGGACTTAATCCAAAAAATATCATCCAATGATGTAAGCAAGCTTTATGATGGGAAAGTGCAATATGCTTATATTCCGAATGAAACGGGTGGTATCGTTGATGACTTTTTGACCTATCGCATAGACGAGCAAACCTATTTTTTGGTCGTTAACGCATCAAATATTGACAAAGATTGGGATTGGATCAGTAGATACAACAGTTATGGGGTGGAAATGAAAAATATTTCAGACCAAACTGCGCTATTTGCCGTGCAAGGACCAAAAGCTGCAGAAGCGTTACAATCGTTAACAGATATCGAACTAGCTCCGATGGAATATTACACCTTTAAAAAAGGTACGTTTGCGGGCGTAGACAATGTATTGGTATCGGCAACGGGATATACGGGTGCTGGCGGGTTTGAAATCTATGTCGCTAACGAAGATGCGCAAAAAGTGTGGGATGCGATCTTTGAAGCTGGCGCAGCCTTCGGCATTAAACCGATTGGTCTGGGCGCTCGCGATACTTTGCGCTTAGAAATGGGTTTTTGCTTGTATGGCAATGATATTGATGACCAAACATCGCCACTTGCGGCTGGCTTGGGCTGGGTAACCAAGTTTACCAAGGATTTTGTGAACAGTGAAAACCTGAAAGCAGAAAAAGAACGCGGCGTGACCCAAAAATTAGTAGGATTCGAGATGATAGACCGTGGCATTCCGCGTCACGATTACGAGATCTTGGATGCCGACGGCAAAACAATTGGCCGTGTAACATCGGGCACGCAATCACCTACCTTAAAAAAATCGATCGGTTTGGGTTATGTCGATACCGCTTTTGCTAAAGAAGGCACAGAAATCTTCATCAGCATTCGTAATCAAGCGATCAAGGCCGTGGTGCGCAAGCCGCCATTTGTAAAATAG
- the bshC gene encoding bacillithiol biosynthesis cysteine-adding enzyme BshC has translation MKATYIDYSDTASFSPTLLAYLANDEALRPFYGERPDLEGFRKQIELRQDFRHRALLVEQLTDQYGALLDEAPLVSANIQSLGDATTFTVTTGHQLNIFTGPLYFIFKIVTAIRLAKDLKAAYPAYDFVPVYWMATEDHDFAEINNTRVFGKKIMWDIPAVSGTGRMSTANIADTVKQYCNTFGLSANADRLKAIVEQAYLQELSLADATRRMVNELFKEAGLVIIDADRRAFKEVFIPAIRQDVLEEKSVKAIANTSASMEALGYQTQVHARDINFFYLTDDFRERIVRTDDGRFEVLHRDIFFSEAEIEAEIANYPERFSPNVVMRPLYEELILPNLAYIGGGAEIVYWLQLKANFNQYDVPFPILVPRNSAMITDDNVAGKVFRLDLTFKSIFKPLDALKSEYVRRHTKHRLNLRDEWMELNAIFGKIKLRTHKIDPTLSVSTEAVKARLKKAITSLEKKLLKADKRNHEDALIQIARLKDSLFPQGGLQERTENFASLYLKHGEQLIQELEKHFNPLDFKFTILY, from the coding sequence ATGAAAGCAACATATATCGATTATAGCGATACCGCCAGTTTTTCCCCAACCTTGTTGGCTTATTTGGCTAATGATGAGGCGTTGCGGCCTTTTTACGGTGAAAGGCCAGATCTGGAAGGCTTTCGCAAGCAAATCGAGCTCCGGCAAGATTTTCGCCATCGTGCGCTGCTGGTCGAACAATTGACCGACCAATACGGTGCGCTGCTTGACGAAGCACCACTGGTCTCTGCGAATATTCAATCGCTCGGAGATGCTACGACATTTACCGTGACTACCGGCCATCAGCTCAATATCTTTACCGGTCCTTTATATTTTATCTTTAAGATTGTAACAGCGATACGGCTAGCCAAAGATCTCAAAGCAGCCTACCCAGCTTACGATTTTGTGCCGGTTTATTGGATGGCAACGGAGGATCATGACTTTGCGGAGATTAATAATACGCGTGTTTTTGGCAAGAAAATCATGTGGGATATTCCGGCCGTGTCGGGCACGGGGCGTATGTCTACCGCGAACATAGCAGATACGGTAAAACAATACTGCAATACGTTCGGCCTATCGGCGAATGCTGATCGTTTAAAAGCGATCGTGGAGCAAGCCTATTTGCAAGAGCTGTCTCTCGCAGATGCTACGCGGCGGATGGTAAACGAGCTTTTCAAAGAAGCGGGACTGGTTATTATCGACGCCGATCGTCGTGCTTTTAAGGAGGTGTTTATTCCAGCTATCCGGCAAGATGTGCTGGAAGAGAAAAGTGTCAAAGCCATCGCCAATACCTCGGCAAGCATGGAGGCGCTGGGTTACCAAACACAGGTGCACGCACGTGATATTAACTTTTTTTACCTGACGGATGATTTTCGGGAGCGCATTGTGCGTACGGATGATGGTCGGTTTGAGGTGCTGCATCGGGATATCTTTTTTTCCGAAGCGGAAATCGAGGCCGAGATAGCGAACTATCCCGAGCGCTTTAGTCCGAATGTCGTCATGCGACCGTTGTATGAGGAGCTGATTCTTCCAAATCTAGCCTATATTGGTGGCGGTGCCGAAATCGTTTATTGGTTGCAGCTCAAAGCCAATTTCAATCAATACGATGTGCCTTTCCCGATCTTAGTACCCCGCAATTCGGCCATGATTACCGACGATAATGTTGCTGGCAAAGTGTTCCGTTTAGATCTGACATTCAAAAGTATTTTTAAGCCGCTGGATGCCTTGAAGAGTGAGTATGTGCGCCGACACACCAAGCACCGCTTAAATTTGCGCGACGAGTGGATGGAGCTTAACGCGATTTTTGGGAAGATCAAATTGCGCACACATAAAATCGACCCCACATTGAGCGTGAGTACCGAAGCGGTAAAAGCGCGATTGAAGAAAGCGATCACCAGCTTAGAAAAGAAACTGCTAAAAGCCGATAAGCGTAATCATGAGGATGCCCTTATCCAGATAGCGCGCTTAAAAGATAGCTTGTTTCCACAGGGAGGTTTGCAAGAGCGGACGGAAAATTTTGCATCTCTGTATCTGAAGCATGG
- a CDS encoding DUF805 domain-containing protein → MEWFLKTVKENYANFEGRARRKEFWMFVLGYVLIQVALLIVSGIFSIISDTLGMLIYGLLSLVTLVLLIPYLAVGVRRLHDTSKPTWFIIFAFIPLVNLFFLYLMIQEGDVGPNEFGPDPKSGENGGNPFNNYPPTPNNPFTNSNP, encoded by the coding sequence ATGGAGTGGTTCTTAAAAACTGTCAAAGAAAACTATGCGAACTTTGAAGGAAGGGCGCGCAGAAAAGAATTTTGGATGTTTGTATTAGGATACGTGCTGATCCAAGTCGCCTTGCTCATTGTGTCGGGCATATTTTCAATTATCAGCGACACCTTGGGTATGCTCATCTACGGTTTACTGTCGCTAGTAACATTAGTCTTATTGATTCCTTACCTGGCGGTTGGCGTGCGTCGCTTGCACGATACAAGCAAACCAACCTGGTTTATTATTTTTGCTTTCATTCCGTTGGTAAACCTTTTCTTCCTGTATTTAATGATTCAAGAAGGCGATGTGGGGCCAAATGAGTTTGGGCCAGATCCAAAATCCGGAGAAAATGGAGGCAATCCATTTAATAATTATCCGCCAACACCTAACAATCCATTTACAAATTCCAATCCATAA
- a CDS encoding SIMPL domain-containing protein has translation MKKIASLILAVCMATVVSAQSTNYEFSRKVSTRGYAEREVTPDIVYLSVSLKEYFVDGNNKKKVDIETLEKQLYTAALAIGVKKEDFTIQNVYSYNYDNKKKSNSELLQAKQYRLKVSNLNGLNGMMDKVDPKGVQSTSISGYDHSQKREIEKELKVAAVKDARANAEIIATATGDKIGKVLAINDNSSFGWNDIMPTPRAYSMAKMEVAADGAAAPQSLDISVQPIKLVCNIDGVFELQ, from the coding sequence ATGAAAAAAATAGCAAGTTTAATTTTGGCGGTATGTATGGCAACGGTTGTTAGTGCTCAATCGACCAATTACGAATTTAGCAGAAAGGTATCTACACGCGGATATGCGGAGCGCGAAGTAACGCCCGATATTGTATACCTATCGGTATCGCTAAAGGAATATTTTGTGGATGGCAACAACAAAAAGAAAGTAGACATCGAAACGCTGGAAAAGCAACTCTATACCGCAGCGCTCGCCATTGGCGTGAAGAAAGAGGATTTCACGATACAAAATGTCTACAGCTATAATTACGATAACAAGAAGAAAAGCAACAGTGAACTGCTCCAGGCTAAGCAATATCGTTTGAAAGTATCCAACCTGAACGGGCTGAACGGTATGATGGATAAAGTCGATCCTAAAGGCGTGCAAAGCACATCGATAAGTGGGTATGATCATTCGCAAAAACGCGAAATTGAAAAAGAGCTTAAGGTCGCTGCCGTAAAAGATGCGCGCGCAAATGCCGAAATCATCGCGACAGCAACCGGCGATAAAATTGGAAAAGTGCTTGCCATCAACGACAATAGCTCTTTTGGCTGGAATGATATCATGCCTACACCGCGCGCCTACAGCATGGCCAAAATGGAGGTCGCAGCAGATGGTGCCGCAGCACCACAAAGTTTGGATATCAGTGTGCAACCAATAAAACTCGTTTGTAACATCGATGGCGTCTTTGAGTTACAGTAA
- the rimO gene encoding 30S ribosomal protein S12 methylthiotransferase RimO yields MKTKYAKVTPKLSKPRVNVVTLGCSKNIHDSEVLMGQLKGNQMEVVHEATNIQANDIVVINTCGFIDNAKQESIDTILQYSELKDQGKVNKVIVTGCLSERYKPELQSEIPNVDAYFGTNDLPELLSTIGADYRHELLGERMLTTPSHFSYFKIAEGCNRPCSFCAIPLMRGKHVSKSIDDLVKEAKFLASNGTKELILIAQDLTYYGLDIYGKRNLSDLMRHLSDVDGIEWIRLQYAYPSGFPMDILDAMNERSNICNYLDMPLQHISDNMLKSMRRGTTKQKQIDLVNQIRDKVPDIALRTTLICGYPGETEQDFEEMLSWVEETRFDRLGCFTYSHEEKTHAYDLVDNVPDAVKESRVEQIMEVQQGISFEKNQEKIGNTYKVLIDRVDGDYFIGRTEYDSPEVDNEVVLHAKDNYARIGDFVHVKIDRAEDFDLYGSVIK; encoded by the coding sequence ATGAAAACAAAATATGCAAAGGTTACCCCAAAGCTAAGTAAGCCACGGGTAAATGTCGTGACGTTAGGTTGTTCTAAAAACATTCACGATTCGGAGGTGTTGATGGGGCAGTTAAAGGGTAACCAAATGGAGGTGGTGCATGAAGCGACCAATATTCAGGCAAATGATATTGTCGTTATCAATACCTGCGGTTTTATCGACAACGCCAAACAGGAGTCGATCGATACTATTCTCCAATACTCCGAACTAAAAGACCAGGGTAAGGTGAATAAGGTCATTGTAACAGGCTGTTTATCCGAGCGCTATAAACCCGAGCTGCAATCGGAAATTCCGAATGTGGACGCCTATTTTGGAACAAACGATCTTCCCGAGCTGTTGTCTACTATTGGAGCGGATTACAGGCATGAGCTTTTGGGCGAGCGTATGTTAACGACGCCTTCCCATTTTTCTTATTTCAAAATAGCGGAAGGTTGTAATCGCCCATGCTCATTTTGCGCTATCCCGTTAATGCGGGGTAAACACGTTTCCAAATCGATCGATGATTTGGTTAAAGAAGCAAAATTTTTGGCGTCTAACGGAACAAAAGAATTGATTTTGATTGCGCAAGACCTTACTTACTACGGCTTGGATATTTACGGTAAGCGTAATCTTTCAGACTTGATGCGCCACCTTTCCGATGTGGATGGTATCGAGTGGATTCGTTTGCAATATGCGTATCCTTCGGGCTTTCCAATGGATATTTTGGACGCGATGAACGAGCGATCCAATATCTGTAACTACCTGGATATGCCGTTGCAGCATATTAGTGATAACATGTTGAAGTCTATGCGCCGAGGCACGACTAAACAAAAGCAAATCGATTTGGTCAACCAGATTCGTGATAAAGTGCCTGATATTGCCCTGCGTACGACATTGATCTGTGGCTATCCTGGGGAAACCGAGCAAGATTTCGAGGAAATGTTGTCTTGGGTCGAAGAAACGCGCTTTGATCGCTTAGGTTGTTTCACCTATTCGCACGAAGAAAAAACACATGCCTACGACTTGGTCGATAACGTGCCTGATGCAGTAAAGGAGTCGCGAGTGGAGCAGATTATGGAAGTGCAACAAGGTATTTCGTTCGAGAAGAACCAGGAAAAAATCGGAAATACCTACAAGGTGTTGATCGATCGTGTGGACGGTGATTATTTTATCGGCCGCACCGAATACGACTCCCCGGAAGTGGATAACGAAGTGGTGTTGCATGCCAAAGACAATTATGCGCGTATCGGCGATTTTGTGCACGTCAAGATTGATCGTGCAGAAGATTTTGATCTGTATGGTTCCGTAATCAAATAG
- the rpmG gene encoding 50S ribosomal protein L33, translating into MAKKGNRVQVILECTEHKESGLPGMSRYITTKNKKNTTERLELKKFNPVLRKVTVHKEIK; encoded by the coding sequence ATGGCTAAAAAGGGAAATAGAGTACAAGTAATCTTAGAATGTACTGAGCACAAGGAAAGTGGTCTTCCGGGCATGTCTCGTTATATCACAACAAAGAACAAGAAAAACACGACAGAGCGTTTAGAATTGAAAAAATTCAACCCAGTTCTTCGTAAAGTAACTGTTCATAAAGAAATTAAGTAA
- a CDS encoding DUF6358 family protein has product MTKFFIFNVVLNFAIAFLVYSAIMSYQASNHLFLFISIALLVVLIYLKVVLLKVVKKDAAKRSTEKVDLPAKKKKK; this is encoded by the coding sequence ATGACTAAATTCTTTATTTTTAATGTCGTATTAAATTTTGCTATTGCCTTTTTGGTGTATAGTGCTATTATGTCTTACCAGGCAAGCAATCATCTTTTTCTTTTTATCTCCATTGCACTGTTGGTCGTTTTGATCTACCTCAAAGTAGTACTGCTGAAGGTGGTCAAGAAAGACGCGGCAAAGCGATCTACGGAGAAGGTAGATTTACCGGCTAAAAAGAAAAAGAAATAG
- the ftsY gene encoding signal recognition particle-docking protein FtsY, producing the protein MGLFDFFKKKQETPEAQEALDKSLEKTKAGFFSKITKAVVGKSTIDDEVLDSLEEVLVMSDVGVTTTLKIVDRIQQRVARDKYVGTDDLNRLLNEEIQDLLAENNSNDFETFEYGNQKPYVIMVVGVNGVGKTTTIGKLAHQLKAAGNKVVLGAADTFRAAAVDQIQLWGERVGVRVVAQPMGSDPASVAYDTVKSAVANGDDVAIIDTAGRLHNKVGLMNELTKIKNVMQKVVPDAPHEILLVLDASTGQNAIEQATQFTQATDVNALALTKLDGTAKGGVVIGISDQFKIPVKYIGVGEKIGDLQLFNKKEFVDSLFK; encoded by the coding sequence ATGGGATTATTCGATTTTTTTAAGAAGAAGCAGGAAACGCCTGAGGCGCAGGAAGCGTTGGACAAGAGTTTAGAAAAAACTAAAGCAGGATTTTTTTCTAAAATTACCAAAGCCGTTGTTGGTAAATCAACCATCGACGACGAGGTGCTGGACAGCCTGGAAGAGGTGCTCGTGATGTCGGACGTCGGGGTGACAACCACCCTGAAGATCGTGGATCGTATACAGCAACGTGTTGCGCGCGACAAGTATGTGGGTACTGACGACCTAAACAGATTGCTGAATGAAGAAATTCAAGATTTACTTGCTGAAAACAACAGCAACGATTTTGAAACTTTTGAATATGGCAACCAGAAACCGTATGTGATCATGGTGGTGGGTGTGAATGGTGTAGGCAAAACAACGACTATCGGTAAGTTGGCGCACCAGCTAAAAGCGGCGGGTAACAAAGTGGTGCTCGGTGCGGCAGATACGTTTCGCGCTGCGGCGGTCGACCAGATTCAGCTTTGGGGCGAGCGCGTAGGTGTGCGCGTCGTTGCGCAGCCCATGGGTTCTGACCCGGCTTCGGTAGCATACGATACCGTAAAGTCTGCTGTCGCCAACGGCGATGATGTCGCTATTATTGATACGGCTGGTCGATTGCATAATAAAGTGGGCTTGATGAACGAGCTTACCAAAATTAAAAATGTGATGCAAAAGGTTGTTCCTGATGCGCCACATGAAATTCTGTTGGTGCTCGATGCATCTACCGGACAAAATGCGATCGAACAAGCGACACAGTTTACACAGGCTACCGATGTGAATGCGTTGGCGCTGACAAAGTTAGATGGAACAGCCAAAGGTGGTGTGGTGATCGGTATTTCTGATCAGTTTAAAATTCCGGTAAAATATATCGGGGTTGGCGAGAAGATCGGCGATTTGCAACTGTTTAACAAAAAGGAATTTGTTGATAGCTTATTCAAATAA
- the rpmB gene encoding 50S ribosomal protein L28 — MSRICDLTGKAALRGNNVSHSNVKTKRKFYPNLQTKRFYIPEEDRWITLKVSTSAIKTINKNGITAVINKFIQKGSI, encoded by the coding sequence ATGTCAAGAATTTGTGATTTAACAGGCAAGGCGGCATTAAGAGGAAATAACGTTTCGCACTCAAACGTTAAGACTAAGCGTAAATTTTACCCGAATTTACAGACTAAACGTTTCTACATTCCAGAAGAAGATCGTTGGATTACGTTGAAAGTATCAACATCAGCAATCAAGACTATTAATAAAAACGGTATCACAGCAGTAATCAATAAATTTATCCAAAAAGGATCTATTTAA
- a CDS encoding cold-shock protein — MQEGVVKFFNETKGFGFIVPNSGESEIFVHVSGLVDKVRENDHVSFEIEQGRKGLNAVNVKLI; from the coding sequence ATGCAAGAAGGCGTAGTAAAATTTTTTAATGAGACCAAAGGTTTCGGTTTCATCGTTCCTAACTCTGGCGAGAGCGAAATCTTCGTTCACGTTTCAGGTTTAGTAGACAAAGTTCGTGAGAATGATCATGTATCATTCGAAATTGAACAAGGCCGTAAAGGTCTTAATGCGGTAAATGTAAAGCTTATCTAA
- a CDS encoding pseudouridine synthase, translated as MLDILYQDADLIAINKPHGLLVHRSSIAADTSAFALQILRNQIQQTVYPAHRLDRKTGGILLFTLNKEMDAATQTLFAEKAIEKSYLAVVRGFTDDAGTIDYPLRKENGTLQDAVTHYRTLARAEIDLPQGKFDRSRYSLVEARPETGRMHQIRKHFAHIFHPILADRPHGCNKQNKLWKERYAMDTMLLHAATLRFAHPRSNEIVHIEAPLQPEFLRVLALLDLQV; from the coding sequence ATGCTCGATATTTTATACCAAGACGCCGATCTCATTGCGATAAATAAACCGCACGGATTGTTGGTGCACCGCTCTTCCATCGCGGCCGATACCTCAGCCTTTGCGCTACAAATCTTACGCAATCAAATCCAACAAACAGTTTATCCAGCCCATCGACTAGACCGCAAGACAGGCGGTATATTACTATTTACCTTAAACAAGGAAATGGATGCTGCCACGCAGACGTTATTTGCCGAAAAAGCAATCGAAAAAAGTTACCTGGCGGTGGTACGCGGTTTTACGGATGATGCAGGTACAATCGACTATCCATTGCGCAAGGAAAACGGCACATTACAAGATGCAGTAACGCACTATCGCACCTTAGCCCGAGCAGAAATTGACCTCCCGCAGGGAAAATTTGACCGATCTCGCTATTCGCTGGTTGAAGCCAGACCAGAAACCGGCCGTATGCATCAGATTCGTAAACATTTTGCTCATATTTTCCATCCTATTTTGGCCGATCGGCCGCACGGCTGTAATAAGCAAAACAAACTATGGAAAGAACGTTATGCGATGGATACTATGCTGTTGCATGCAGCGACGCTGCGCTTTGCACACCCGCGCAGCAACGAAATCGTACACATAGAAGCGCCTTTACAGCCTGAATTTTTACGTGTTTTAGCCCTTTTAGACTTACAGGTATGA
- a CDS encoding DUF4295 domain-containing protein, whose protein sequence is MAKKAVASLQKGGGKEFTKVVLTAKSAKTGAYTFKESMVHNDKVKEVVAAATK, encoded by the coding sequence ATGGCAAAGAAAGCAGTTGCATCGTTACAAAAAGGAGGTGGTAAAGAGTTCACTAAAGTTGTTCTTACCGCTAAATCTGCGAAAACTGGAGCATACACTTTTAAAGAGAGTATGGTTCACAATGATAAAGTGAAAGAAGTTGTAGCAGCAGCTACTAAATAA
- a CDS encoding DUF6929 family protein: MKEIIVSVFLTIEGIAAASGLLFHDKQLHIISDNSDYLYQYQLKSETLQKTALLERSGQQELVTKKEKADFEAIAQDRKMLYIFGSGSGKKRNSLVKYDRKTKKKQTVDMSQSYASMQKKFGIEAEDFNIEGALIWENELWLFNRGNGPNQKNGIFVLDKKTLQANRFVEVVLPALKSVQTGFTDATRVGNSIYFIAAAEDSNSSYHDGQINGTLIGKLDPKTKKVLYTELLSETHKFEGIAFYNENKDGQTFLLCEDPDNEQALSTIYQVHLPK, translated from the coding sequence ATGAAAGAGATTATTGTTTCCGTATTTTTGACCATTGAAGGCATCGCTGCAGCCTCTGGTTTACTTTTTCACGATAAGCAACTTCACATTATTTCCGATAACAGCGATTACCTTTATCAATACCAGCTCAAAAGCGAAACCTTGCAGAAAACGGCGCTTTTGGAAAGATCAGGACAGCAGGAATTGGTTACCAAAAAAGAGAAAGCAGATTTTGAGGCCATCGCCCAAGACAGAAAAATGCTATACATCTTTGGTTCCGGATCGGGAAAAAAACGCAATAGCCTTGTAAAATACGACCGCAAAACGAAAAAAAAGCAGACCGTGGATATGAGCCAATCTTACGCCAGCATGCAAAAGAAGTTTGGCATCGAGGCTGAAGATTTCAATATAGAAGGTGCCCTGATCTGGGAAAACGAGCTTTGGCTCTTTAATCGCGGAAACGGACCTAACCAGAAAAACGGTATTTTTGTGCTAGACAAAAAAACATTGCAGGCCAACCGCTTTGTGGAAGTTGTATTACCGGCTTTGAAATCGGTACAGACGGGTTTTACAGATGCGACACGTGTAGGCAACAGTATTTACTTTATTGCGGCGGCGGAAGACAGCAACTCGAGCTACCACGATGGCCAGATCAACGGCACGTTGATCGGAAAACTGGATCCCAAAACGAAAAAAGTGTTATATACCGAACTGCTCTCGGAAACGCATAAATTTGAGGGCATCGCATTCTATAACGAGAATAAAGACGGGCAGACTTTTTTGCTTTGCGAAGATCCGGATAATGAACAGGCATTATCTACTATTTATCAGGTACATCTTCCTAAGTAA
- the recO gene encoding DNA repair protein RecO, with translation MLHKTKGIALKITSYAENSIVAHVFTEAFGMQAYLINGAKKPKASISANLFQPLYPLDMVVYHKDSNGLQRMKEAHQVPVLREIPFDMTKGALALFINEILYKALRQQSPDPFLFNFIQQAILWLDNAESGLANFHLVFLVKLSRFLGFLPLHSNKGSHPYFDLLDGVFGNSLPAHRHVLQEPHTSLFHQLLRISFEESSTIKMPKDDRKYLLEKTLEFYKLHTENFGSVHSLYILEEIFQ, from the coding sequence ATGTTGCATAAAACCAAAGGTATCGCTTTAAAGATAACGAGCTACGCAGAAAATAGCATCGTTGCACATGTTTTTACCGAAGCTTTTGGCATGCAGGCTTACCTTATCAATGGCGCAAAAAAACCGAAAGCTAGTATATCGGCCAATCTATTTCAGCCGCTCTACCCGCTAGATATGGTGGTATACCATAAAGACAGCAACGGACTGCAACGCATGAAAGAGGCGCACCAAGTTCCGGTGCTACGCGAAATACCTTTTGACATGACCAAGGGCGCACTCGCGCTGTTTATCAATGAAATTTTGTACAAAGCCTTGCGCCAGCAATCACCGGATCCATTTCTGTTTAACTTTATTCAGCAAGCTATTTTATGGTTGGATAATGCAGAGAGTGGGCTGGCCAACTTTCACTTGGTCTTTCTGGTTAAGCTAAGCCGATTTCTCGGCTTCCTGCCGTTGCATAGCAACAAAGGCTCCCATCCGTACTTTGATTTGTTAGATGGCGTTTTTGGCAACAGCCTGCCCGCACATCGCCACGTATTGCAGGAACCACACACCAGCCTTTTTCATCAATTGCTACGGATTAGCTTTGAAGAATCATCGACCATCAAGATGCCGAAAGACGACAGAAAATACCTGTTAGAAAAAACGCTGGAATTTTACAAACTGCACACGGAAAACTTCGGAAGTGTGCATTCGCTCTACATTTTAGAGGAAATTTTTCAATAA